One Luteolibacter yonseiensis genomic window carries:
- a CDS encoding SAM-dependent methyltransferase encodes MMKRSETEFLFALTNPGTEKALKLEVETMGLGWRLSYQRRGFVTFKADTPFTLDSLDAEVACARRLCLSLGKSATREEAVARLGEVPVVHHARFHDRKMQGGHDGPAPARPKPGDLIGTVVELGEGEFWSGLHRHAPFLSPDPAGDSGIVMTERSPSRAWLKLEEGARFFDLDFTAKDVVVEVGCAPGGVVLALLDRGVPVIGVDPAKMADVVMASAVANREEGLPGRTWFHHCRKPAALVSKRDLGQGVTWFMSDMNQSPEVVLKECARFCKMAPGIRGALMTLKLTDPAQVAEKAGWFATLREMGFRKIRLQQLAVHHKELALLAMR; translated from the coding sequence ATGATGAAACGAAGCGAGACGGAATTTTTATTCGCCCTGACGAATCCGGGCACGGAAAAGGCGTTGAAGCTGGAGGTGGAGACGATGGGGCTCGGCTGGCGGCTGAGTTACCAGCGGCGCGGGTTCGTGACGTTCAAGGCGGATACTCCGTTTACGTTGGATTCGCTGGATGCGGAGGTGGCCTGCGCACGGAGGTTGTGCCTTTCGCTGGGGAAATCCGCGACGCGCGAGGAGGCGGTGGCGCGGCTTGGCGAGGTGCCGGTGGTTCATCATGCGAGGTTCCACGATCGGAAAATGCAGGGGGGGCACGATGGTCCGGCACCGGCGCGTCCGAAGCCCGGCGACTTGATCGGCACCGTGGTGGAGCTTGGGGAGGGGGAATTCTGGAGCGGGCTTCACCGGCACGCACCGTTTCTCAGCCCGGACCCGGCGGGGGATTCGGGGATTGTGATGACGGAGCGTTCGCCGTCGCGGGCATGGCTGAAACTGGAGGAAGGCGCGCGTTTTTTTGATCTGGATTTCACTGCGAAGGACGTGGTGGTGGAGGTGGGTTGCGCACCGGGCGGGGTCGTGCTCGCGTTGCTGGATCGCGGGGTGCCGGTCATCGGCGTGGATCCGGCGAAGATGGCGGACGTGGTGATGGCTTCCGCAGTTGCCAACCGCGAGGAGGGCCTGCCGGGGCGGACGTGGTTCCACCACTGCCGCAAGCCCGCCGCGTTGGTGAGCAAGCGGGACCTCGGGCAAGGTGTGACGTGGTTCATGTCCGACATGAACCAATCCCCCGAGGTGGTGCTGAAGGAGTGTGCCCGGTTTTGTAAAATGGCACCGGGCATCCGTGGAGCACTGATGACCTTGAAACTGACGGACCCGGCGCAGGTGGCGGAGAAGGCGGGCTGGTTTGCCACTTTGCGGGAAATGGGTTTCAGAAAAATCCGCCTGCAACAGCTCGCGGTTCATCACAAGGAACTGGCGTTGCTGGCGATGCGGTGA
- a CDS encoding DUF4332 domain-containing protein, producing the protein MTNLQSIPGIGKSSLELLEAAGFANAESLAKAGVDELVKELERANQILRIAERAPGRKDIDQWISTARTLTGVEEETVPEMVMPVDYEKSPQAASMLAGAPFAIPLPAKVLVEQKLGVADIPPGILLNRYSGDLEIRVEDRVPASRNPKPPVPVSSNVMISDPGPSRIEIDTARIKSIDVLSGPAPRTGTTKKLAQDDDRVALIRAPRVETNRGKDPSSRRYIRGVLHSHPISLSIGAILTLVLTLLLPAGIVSAGLLLLSDLMPQHFQWVPKWLLVFPLCLPVVGIAWMIWGMNGSCRICGQRLFVPRMCLKNSKAHHVPGLGYILPVSFHMLVFRWFRCTYCGTPVRLKK; encoded by the coding sequence ATGACGAATCTCCAAAGTATCCCGGGCATCGGGAAATCATCTCTCGAACTGCTTGAAGCCGCTGGATTCGCCAATGCGGAATCCCTGGCGAAAGCGGGAGTGGACGAACTCGTCAAGGAACTGGAGCGGGCGAACCAGATCCTCCGGATCGCCGAACGTGCTCCCGGCCGCAAGGACATCGATCAATGGATTTCCACCGCCCGCACCCTCACGGGAGTCGAGGAGGAAACCGTCCCGGAGATGGTGATGCCGGTGGACTATGAAAAATCGCCGCAAGCCGCCTCCATGCTGGCGGGCGCGCCCTTTGCCATCCCTCTGCCTGCGAAGGTGCTGGTGGAGCAGAAACTCGGGGTGGCGGACATTCCGCCCGGCATCCTGCTGAACCGCTATTCCGGCGATTTGGAAATTCGCGTGGAAGACCGCGTCCCGGCCTCGAGAAATCCTAAGCCCCCGGTGCCTGTATCCAGCAACGTGATGATTTCCGATCCCGGTCCGTCCCGTATCGAGATCGACACGGCGCGCATCAAATCCATCGACGTGCTGTCCGGCCCCGCCCCCAGGACGGGAACCACCAAGAAACTTGCCCAGGACGACGACCGCGTGGCGCTCATCCGCGCTCCGCGCGTGGAGACGAACCGGGGAAAGGACCCGAGTTCCCGCCGCTACATCCGGGGCGTGCTGCACAGCCACCCGATTTCCCTGAGCATCGGTGCCATTCTGACTCTCGTGCTGACACTGTTGCTCCCCGCGGGTATTGTCTCGGCGGGACTGCTTCTGCTTTCCGACCTGATGCCGCAGCACTTCCAGTGGGTTCCCAAATGGTTGTTGGTTTTCCCGCTCTGCCTCCCGGTCGTCGGTATCGCATGGATGATCTGGGGCATGAACGGCAGTTGCCGTATCTGCGGACAGAGGCTGTTCGTGCCGCGCATGTGTCTGAAAAACAGCAAGGCACATCATGTTCCGGGCTTGGGCTACATCCTGCCCGTCAGTTTCCACATGCTGGTTTTCAGATGGTTCCGCTGCACTTACTGCGGCACTCCGGTGAGATTGAAAAAATAA
- a CDS encoding VOC family protein produces the protein MTTEPTIHPQVRIGHVHLKVADLERSLAFYCGVLGFHVTQRYGTDAAFISAGGYHHDIGLNTWESLGGTPPPPRATGLYHLAILYPTRADLADALRRLTRAGITLDGAADHGVSEALYLRDPDHNGVELYWDRPAELWPRSATGDLQMFTRPLDLQGLVGSAAAGS, from the coding sequence ATGACCACCGAACCCACGATCCACCCGCAGGTCCGCATCGGCCACGTCCACCTGAAAGTCGCCGATCTCGAAAGATCCCTCGCCTTCTACTGCGGCGTTCTCGGCTTCCACGTCACGCAACGCTACGGCACCGACGCCGCCTTCATCTCCGCGGGCGGCTACCACCATGACATCGGCCTGAACACCTGGGAAAGCCTCGGCGGCACGCCGCCCCCGCCCCGCGCCACCGGACTCTATCACCTCGCCATCCTCTACCCCACCCGCGCGGATCTCGCGGACGCCCTGCGACGCCTCACCCGCGCCGGCATCACCCTGGATGGCGCGGCGGACCACGGCGTCAGCGAAGCCCTCTACCTCCGCGACCCCGACCACAACGGCGTCGAGCTCTACTGGGACCGCCCGGCCGAACTATGGCCTCGTTCCGCAACAGGTGACTTGCAAATGTTCACCCGCCCGCTCGATCTCCAGGGCCTTGTGGGGAGCGCGGCGGCGGGATCATGA
- a CDS encoding thioredoxin family protein, with amino-acid sequence MKLLPLWTLIPAIALVSCGGAGKIEQREKQENPINPATKRPLIRSGSSDSGTPVAPGGNIAAGGAKPDLSIFPSADEIAYTNPDDPEAGVPELGDLLLAPKRGPWEESETIAKQRAMREGKPLLIWFTDSQTSPMCKALSQELFSTNDFGNWATENIVRLKVDSFVSKEDVQDMKSEEADDYRARVKEYNIRLKKRYKIMGYPSLVMVSPNGEVVGRYRGYKRGDSTFLFGQFKHSAEVSVQSIKGWHGSLEKKGYREWQDRKGRKIFAKLTSYSSGSGVLNFIEPDGTRSRTTESKLSDEDRAWINEQKKLRNLE; translated from the coding sequence ATGAAACTCCTCCCTCTCTGGACATTGATCCCCGCCATCGCCCTTGTTTCGTGTGGAGGCGCGGGAAAGATCGAGCAACGGGAGAAGCAGGAGAATCCCATCAATCCCGCGACGAAAAGACCGTTGATCCGTTCGGGCAGTTCAGATTCGGGAACGCCGGTCGCACCGGGAGGAAACATTGCCGCCGGCGGGGCGAAACCGGACCTTTCCATTTTCCCTTCGGCGGACGAGATCGCCTATACCAATCCGGACGATCCCGAGGCCGGTGTGCCGGAACTCGGCGACCTCCTCCTGGCTCCGAAACGCGGGCCGTGGGAAGAAAGCGAGACCATCGCGAAACAGCGTGCCATGCGCGAGGGAAAGCCCCTTCTCATCTGGTTCACGGATTCCCAGACCAGCCCGATGTGCAAGGCTCTGAGCCAGGAGCTGTTCTCCACGAATGATTTCGGCAACTGGGCGACGGAAAACATCGTGCGGCTCAAGGTGGACTCATTCGTCAGCAAGGAGGACGTGCAGGACATGAAGTCCGAGGAGGCGGATGACTACCGTGCCAGGGTGAAGGAATACAACATCCGTTTGAAAAAGCGCTATAAGATCATGGGTTACCCCTCCCTGGTCATGGTCAGTCCGAACGGCGAGGTGGTAGGACGCTACCGGGGATACAAGCGCGGCGACTCGACGTTCCTGTTCGGGCAGTTCAAGCATTCGGCGGAGGTTTCCGTCCAGTCGATCAAGGGGTGGCACGGCAGCCTTGAGAAAAAAGGCTACCGGGAGTGGCAGGACCGCAAGGGGCGGAAGATCTTCGCCAAACTTACCTCCTATTCCAGCGGCTCCGGCGTGCTCAACTTCATCGAGCCGGACGGCACCCGGTCACGGACCACCGAAAGCAAACTCTCCGACGAAGATCGCGCGTGGATCAACGAGCAGAAGAAGCTGAGGAATCTCGAGTGA
- a CDS encoding valine--tRNA ligase produces MSELAKAYEPQAVEAKWYAAWLEGKCFEANPASEKDGYSIVIPPPNVTGILHLGHVLNNALQDILARRARQNGKEVLWLPGTDHAGIATQAKVERELREKEGVTRRDLGRDEFLKRVWDFKNKHGDIIINQLKRLGCSCDWSRERFTMDEPYTEWVSHVFVELFKKGLIYRGKRMVNWCPVSLTALSDEEVISTPQRSKLYFMKYELSDAPGEFLEISTTRPETLMGDVAVAVNPKDPRFTKYIGRKVNRPFPHAEIPIIADEHVDIEFGTGALKITPAHDKADFEIGIRHGLEIIDVLTPDAHINCPDLPDFHGLDRFVARRKAAAKLEEMGLLIRIEEYDNNVGYSERGGVPIEPRISMQWFLKYPKIQEAADAVASGDIKFRPERWAKTYAHWMENLQDWCISRQLWWGHQIPVWYRKDKIEALKGAESLGMTDFSAGDIHVGVEAPADAENWTRDEDVMDTWFSSWLWPFATMADVGEKTETLKKFYPTDDLVTGPDIIFFWVARMIMAGYEFTGELPFKNVYFTSIIRDLKGRKMSKSLGNSPDPIELMEKYGADGLRFGLMRIAPTGSDLRFDETSVEEGRNFANKLYNACRLRQMGGEPFQVLETLDSARPYHINVMAKLDELAVDLERLYGEYRFGEIAHRLYEFLWNDFCDKFLEAVKLDLRDTAEPWAKALSLGVFDAVMGRYLQLLSPYMPHVTEELSARMGYVAEGEFLMGKELPAEPLLAELSEEEIAAARSVAGEIYESAGRMRNLKAEYKVGSRKDVRFVIKAAPEWLEGEVKVLALLVGAEQITLDSAYEAPKGTPAAVTGVGEVYLPLEGLIDVEAERARLTKEISNTQIEVRKCEGKLGNASFVDRAPPEVVEQEKARLEDWKAKLVQLGEMLAALA; encoded by the coding sequence ATGTCCGAGTTAGCGAAAGCCTATGAGCCCCAAGCCGTCGAAGCCAAATGGTACGCGGCCTGGTTGGAAGGTAAATGTTTCGAAGCGAATCCCGCGTCCGAGAAGGACGGGTATTCGATCGTCATTCCACCGCCGAATGTCACCGGCATCCTGCACCTCGGTCACGTCCTGAACAACGCCCTTCAGGACATCCTGGCCCGTCGCGCGCGGCAAAATGGGAAGGAAGTGCTGTGGCTGCCGGGCACGGACCACGCCGGCATCGCCACGCAGGCGAAGGTGGAGCGCGAGCTGCGCGAGAAGGAAGGCGTGACCCGCCGGGATCTCGGGCGCGACGAGTTCCTCAAGCGCGTGTGGGATTTCAAGAACAAGCATGGCGACATCATCATCAACCAGTTGAAGCGTCTCGGCTGCTCGTGCGACTGGAGCCGCGAGCGGTTCACGATGGACGAGCCCTACACGGAGTGGGTGAGTCATGTGTTTGTGGAACTTTTCAAAAAAGGCCTGATCTATCGTGGCAAACGCATGGTGAACTGGTGCCCGGTCTCCCTCACCGCGCTTTCCGACGAGGAGGTGATTTCGACGCCCCAGCGGTCCAAGCTGTATTTCATGAAATACGAGCTTTCGGACGCTCCCGGCGAATTCCTTGAAATCTCCACCACGCGTCCCGAGACACTGATGGGCGACGTGGCGGTGGCGGTGAATCCGAAGGATCCGCGTTTCACGAAATACATCGGCCGCAAGGTGAACCGTCCTTTCCCCCATGCGGAGATCCCGATCATCGCGGACGAGCACGTGGACATCGAGTTCGGCACCGGCGCGCTCAAGATCACCCCGGCGCACGACAAGGCGGACTTTGAAATCGGCATCCGCCATGGGCTTGAGATCATCGACGTGCTGACGCCGGACGCGCACATCAACTGCCCGGACCTGCCGGATTTCCACGGGCTGGACCGTTTCGTCGCGAGGCGGAAGGCGGCTGCGAAGCTGGAGGAAATGGGCCTGCTCATTCGCATCGAGGAATACGACAACAACGTCGGCTACTCCGAGCGGGGCGGCGTGCCGATCGAGCCGCGCATCTCGATGCAGTGGTTCCTCAAGTATCCGAAAATCCAGGAAGCCGCCGATGCCGTGGCGAGTGGCGACATCAAGTTCCGCCCCGAGCGCTGGGCGAAGACCTACGCACACTGGATGGAGAATCTGCAGGACTGGTGCATCAGCCGCCAGCTCTGGTGGGGGCACCAGATTCCGGTGTGGTACCGCAAGGACAAGATCGAGGCGCTGAAGGGCGCCGAGTCGCTCGGCATGACGGATTTCTCCGCTGGTGACATCCATGTCGGGGTGGAGGCTCCCGCCGATGCGGAAAACTGGACCCGTGACGAGGACGTGATGGACACCTGGTTCTCCTCCTGGCTCTGGCCGTTCGCGACCATGGCGGACGTCGGTGAGAAAACCGAGACGCTGAAGAAATTCTACCCGACCGACGACCTCGTCACCGGCCCGGACATCATTTTCTTCTGGGTGGCCCGGATGATCATGGCCGGCTACGAATTCACCGGAGAACTGCCGTTCAAGAACGTCTATTTCACCTCAATCATCCGCGACCTCAAGGGGCGGAAGATGTCGAAGTCGCTCGGCAATTCGCCGGACCCCATCGAACTGATGGAGAAATACGGCGCGGACGGACTGCGCTTCGGTCTGATGCGCATCGCGCCGACGGGGAGCGATCTCCGTTTCGACGAGACATCGGTGGAGGAAGGAAGGAATTTCGCCAACAAGCTCTACAACGCCTGCCGCCTGCGCCAGATGGGGGGCGAGCCGTTCCAAGTTCTGGAGACGCTGGACTCCGCCCGCCCGTATCACATCAACGTGATGGCGAAGCTCGACGAACTCGCCGTGGATCTGGAACGACTTTACGGGGAATATCGTTTTGGTGAGATCGCCCACCGACTCTATGAATTCCTGTGGAACGACTTCTGTGACAAGTTCCTGGAAGCGGTGAAACTCGACTTGCGCGACACGGCGGAGCCATGGGCGAAGGCGCTCTCGCTCGGCGTGTTCGACGCGGTGATGGGCCGCTACCTGCAATTGCTCAGCCCCTACATGCCGCACGTGACCGAGGAGCTGTCCGCACGCATGGGCTACGTGGCCGAGGGCGAATTCCTGATGGGGAAGGAACTGCCTGCGGAGCCGCTTCTCGCGGAGCTTTCCGAGGAGGAGATCGCCGCCGCGCGATCCGTCGCCGGGGAGATCTACGAATCCGCCGGACGCATGCGGAATCTCAAGGCGGAATACAAGGTCGGCTCGCGCAAGGACGTGCGCTTCGTCATCAAGGCCGCTCCGGAGTGGCTTGAGGGGGAGGTGAAGGTGCTCGCCCTGCTCGTCGGGGCCGAGCAAATCACGCTGGATTCCGCTTACGAGGCGCCGAAGGGCACGCCCGCCGCCGTCACCGGAGTGGGCGAGGTTTACCTGCCGCTGGAAGGCTTGATCGACGTCGAGGCCGAGCGCGCCCGCCTGACCAAGGAGATTTCCAACACCCAGATCGAGGTGAGGAAATGCGAGGGCAAGCTGGGCAACGCCAGCTTCGTGGACCGCGCGCCGCCGGAGGTTGTCGAACAGGAAAAGGCGCGTCTGGAGGACTGGAAGGCCAAGCTGGTGCAACTCGGCGAAATGCTCGCAGCGCTTGCATGA
- a CDS encoding toll/interleukin-1 receptor domain-containing protein has product MSYRVFISYRRNDGNTTAAWLASELERELERDDIFLDRSQIEPGEVFSAVLEKAVNVSPVFICLIGPRWNEVIDGVPRLQRSGDYVRRELTLAIAGAKSIIPVLHDGARMPAADLLPEDIRSIRDHHCLDMEAQRQQVSMSELVGRVIDRLDSLDETPFEERWIMNQISNLLSFDERRVKSAGRILAANHPEIIQLVPTTRRGLAHCLYRIGPLAVSSLLPFAENDRVMESLVELLATKWIRSPEASRLRENLLQADRPKAAAVECMHPDFTPAKMLLKASHQGRNWPSVHVKTSDPVEEILEQIAGTLARMFQNTSIAGARAGLNDLLHRYAMGKRFPVILKLDHRAGMDYQLVRTIQNTFPALKILVSTPDFDELSASGLGYDCFKPYGDAADDEDEAYFDYLDAKQSFIES; this is encoded by the coding sequence ATGAGCTACAGGGTCTTTATCAGTTATCGGCGAAATGACGGCAATACCACTGCCGCATGGTTGGCCTCGGAATTGGAGAGGGAACTGGAGCGCGATGATATTTTCCTCGACAGATCCCAAATCGAACCTGGAGAGGTTTTTTCTGCGGTGCTTGAAAAGGCGGTGAATGTGTCTCCAGTGTTCATCTGCTTGATCGGGCCGCGCTGGAATGAGGTAATCGACGGCGTGCCTCGCTTGCAGAGGTCCGGAGATTACGTAAGAAGGGAACTCACTTTGGCGATTGCCGGTGCTAAATCGATCATTCCGGTACTCCATGATGGGGCACGAATGCCAGCAGCCGATTTGCTCCCCGAGGACATTCGTTCCATCCGGGATCACCACTGCCTTGATATGGAGGCACAGCGTCAACAGGTTTCGATGTCGGAATTGGTAGGCCGCGTCATAGACCGCTTGGATTCTTTGGATGAAACTCCATTTGAGGAGCGGTGGATCATGAATCAGATTTCTAATCTCCTCTCATTCGACGAGAGGAGAGTTAAAAGCGCTGGCCGGATTCTGGCCGCAAATCATCCTGAAATAATTCAGCTCGTACCGACTACCCGGCGCGGACTGGCGCACTGTCTCTATCGGATCGGTCCACTTGCGGTAAGTAGTCTGCTTCCGTTCGCTGAGAATGACCGGGTAATGGAGTCTCTTGTAGAGCTGCTTGCGACAAAATGGATTAGGTCGCCGGAGGCAAGTCGATTGCGCGAAAATCTGCTGCAAGCCGATCGGCCCAAGGCAGCGGCGGTGGAATGCATGCATCCGGATTTCACTCCGGCCAAGATGCTTCTCAAGGCATCCCATCAGGGGCGAAACTGGCCATCCGTCCATGTCAAGACGTCCGATCCAGTGGAGGAGATTCTGGAGCAGATCGCGGGAACTTTGGCGCGCATGTTTCAAAATACTTCGATTGCCGGAGCGAGAGCTGGTTTGAATGATTTGCTGCACCGCTACGCGATGGGCAAAAGGTTTCCGGTGATATTGAAACTCGATCATCGGGCGGGTATGGATTATCAACTGGTAAGGACAATCCAGAATACATTCCCGGCTTTAAAAATCCTTGTCTCTACTCCGGACTTTGATGAATTGTCGGCTTCAGGACTTGGCTATGACTGTTTCAAGCCCTACGGTGACGCTGCGGACGATGAGGATGAGGCTTACTTCGACTACCTTGATGCGAAACAAAGTTTTATCGAATCATGA
- a CDS encoding ABC transporter permease — MKKHRTELLSTLPSFGWLALFVLVPTLLVLAIAFRETAPAGGIGAGWTLDQFRVFGEKSTLVLLWRTLWISGAVTAICLMLALPVAWFISRADAAWRSRLLLLVIVPFWTNFLIRVFAWNQILHSEGPLAKFFRSIHLLGENESLLFNSGAVVLVSVYTYLPFAILPLYAAAEKFDFGLLDAARDLGAGAFRSFRSVFLPGIRKGITTALVIVFVPMLGSYVVPDLVGGTDGQMIGNKIAQRNFADRNLPAASAISALLTLFVLAPMLFRKKENA; from the coding sequence TTGAAAAAACACCGCACGGAACTCCTCTCCACCCTTCCCAGCTTCGGTTGGCTGGCGCTGTTCGTCCTTGTCCCGACGTTGCTGGTGCTGGCGATCGCCTTCCGTGAGACGGCACCGGCGGGAGGCATCGGCGCGGGGTGGACACTGGACCAGTTCCGCGTTTTCGGGGAGAAAAGCACGCTCGTCCTGCTCTGGCGCACGCTGTGGATCAGCGGAGCCGTCACCGCTATCTGCCTTATGCTCGCACTGCCGGTCGCATGGTTCATCTCCCGGGCGGACGCGGCATGGAGGTCGCGATTGCTGCTGCTCGTCATCGTACCGTTCTGGACGAATTTCCTGATCCGGGTTTTCGCATGGAACCAGATCCTCCACTCGGAAGGGCCGCTCGCGAAATTTTTCCGCTCCATCCACCTGCTTGGTGAGAACGAATCGCTGCTCTTCAACTCCGGCGCGGTTGTGTTGGTCAGCGTTTACACCTACCTGCCCTTCGCCATCCTGCCCCTCTACGCGGCGGCGGAGAAATTCGACTTCGGCCTGCTGGATGCCGCGCGGGATCTCGGTGCGGGAGCGTTCCGTTCGTTCCGCTCGGTGTTCCTGCCCGGCATCCGCAAGGGCATCACCACCGCGCTGGTCATCGTCTTCGTGCCCATGCTCGGCTCCTACGTCGTGCCGGATCTGGTCGGCGGCACGGATGGGCAGATGATCGGAAACAAGATCGCCCAGCGGAACTTCGCGGACCGGAACCTCCCCGCCGCCTCCGCCATATCCGCCTTGCTCACGCTCTTCGTCCTCGCTCCGATGCTGTTCCGGAAAAAAGAGAATGCCTGA
- a CDS encoding helix-turn-helix transcriptional regulator has protein sequence MATHFQADNIRWLAAIRVFKGAHARRDKLLGWRARAIYSLVPDPKSYDDLIAWWFQRHNKIDPDFQIGLATHANIAGAGTFRVHQLRDGWIPFDEFSRSDHYRLHYTELGIVDRVWVTFPLNDDAESIFLLDRNREPYFSQEEIATATTLLRGIHGFHRQLLLSKGLTIAEAPLSPTARRIVSKLLTGMSEKEIAAAMGQSANTTHKYIKSIYEQFGVQSRAGLMALWLGE, from the coding sequence ATGGCCACCCATTTCCAAGCGGACAACATCCGCTGGCTGGCGGCGATCCGCGTATTCAAAGGCGCGCATGCACGGAGAGACAAACTTCTCGGCTGGCGCGCGCGTGCCATCTACAGCCTCGTCCCCGATCCGAAGTCCTACGATGACCTCATCGCCTGGTGGTTCCAGCGGCATAACAAAATCGACCCCGACTTCCAGATCGGCCTTGCCACCCATGCGAACATCGCCGGTGCGGGCACTTTCCGCGTCCACCAGCTGCGCGACGGATGGATCCCCTTCGACGAATTCAGCCGCAGCGATCACTACCGCCTGCACTACACCGAGCTCGGCATCGTCGACCGCGTGTGGGTGACATTCCCTCTCAATGACGATGCGGAATCCATCTTCCTTCTCGACCGCAACCGCGAGCCGTATTTTTCGCAAGAGGAGATTGCCACAGCCACCACACTCCTGCGCGGCATCCACGGATTCCACCGCCAGCTGCTTCTCAGCAAAGGGTTGACCATCGCCGAAGCACCGCTCAGCCCGACCGCCCGGCGTATCGTCTCGAAACTTCTTACTGGCATGTCCGAGAAAGAAATCGCCGCGGCGATGGGCCAGTCGGCAAACACGACGCATAAATATATCAAGTCCATCTACGAGCAGTTCGGCGTCCAAAGCAGGGCGGGACTGATGGCCCTTTGGCTGGGGGAGTGA
- a CDS encoding PEP-CTERM sorting domain-containing protein, which yields MFQKSLVLVASLAAASLSHGAVLFESGTFGATKSSWVSSTLGPQFIATRFTLTGDSNIDSIKVEGVFASTNPEQYRFNVSILSDNNGTVGSLVGSNQFSNMPVSNLYTGSQLDNPVYESTLTPTTTISLEAGTYWLSVASNNKVWGWSYSGEPDVRFASTPNFDSYRYYDDGPLIFSLNGSSVPEPSALALGGLGLGLLMFRKRR from the coding sequence ATGTTTCAAAAATCACTTGTCCTTGTCGCCTCGCTGGCCGCCGCCTCCCTCAGCCACGGTGCGGTCCTTTTCGAAAGCGGAACCTTCGGCGCGACCAAATCGTCATGGGTCAGCTCTACGCTTGGACCCCAGTTCATAGCAACCAGATTCACCCTCACCGGCGATTCCAACATTGATTCAATAAAAGTGGAGGGAGTGTTTGCTTCGACAAACCCTGAACAATACCGCTTCAATGTCTCCATCCTGAGTGATAACAACGGAACGGTCGGCTCCCTGGTCGGGAGCAATCAATTTTCCAATATGCCTGTCAGCAACTTGTATACCGGTAGCCAACTGGACAACCCGGTATATGAGAGCACGCTCACGCCCACGACAACAATCAGCCTGGAAGCAGGCACCTACTGGCTGTCAGTGGCAAGCAACAACAAAGTCTGGGGCTGGTCATACAGCGGCGAGCCGGACGTTCGTTTTGCCAGCACTCCGAATTTCGACTCATATCGGTATTACGATGACGGCCCCTTGATTTTCAGCCTGAATGGATCGTCAGTGCCTGAACCGTCCGCGCTCGCGCTGGGCGGCCTTGGCCTCGGGCTTCTGATGTTTCGGAAAAGACGCTGA